The genomic stretch AGCAATATTGCCTATAAATTAATGCAGGAAATGGCAGGTATGGAAGCCATAGGTCCCATCCTGAACGGACTAAATAAATCGGTACACATCCTGCAAATGGGTGCAAGCGTTACGGAAATTGTAAACATGGTTACCATCGCTGTTATTTATGCACAGTCAGGAAATAAGCAGCAAACAAAATTATTGAATGATTGTTTATTAGCTACTGATCAGGAATAATAAACTGATTAAAAGTAATAAAACAGCATCATTAATTTATGAAAAGAATAACCGTTATTGGCGCCGGAAATGTTGGCGCAACAGTTGCTAATGTTATTGCACACAAAGACCTTGCACGCGAAGTGGTATTGGTAGATATTAAGGAAGGAGTTGCCGAAGGTAAGGCTCTCGATATTTGGCAGGCTTCTTCAATAAACCATTTTAATACCCGTGTAGTAGGAACCACTAACGACTATTTGAAAACCAAAGGGTCAAGTATCGTGGTCATTACTTCGGGCATGCCGCGCAAACCCGGAATGAGCCGTGATGACCTTGTGAAAACCAATGCAATTGTCGTAAAAGAAGTTACTGAAAAAGTAATCAAATATTCACCGGAAGCTATTATCATCGTGGTGTCGAACCCGCTTGATGCGATGAGCTATGTAGCCTATATGGTCTCGGGTAAGGACAGCCGAAAAGTTTTCGGTATGGCAGGAATCCTTGATACCGGTCGCTACCGAGCCTTTATTGCCGAAGCTCTTGACGTTTCGCCCAATACAGTGCATGCCTTGTTGCTGGGCAGCCACGGCGATACGATGGTTCCTTTGCCCCGTTACACCTCTGTTTCCGGAGTACCACTTACGGAACTGATGAATAAGGATGAAATTGATAAAATTGTGGAAAGAACCCGCCAGGGAGGTGGTGAATTGGTAAATCTTATGGGCACCTCTGCCTGGTATGCACCGGGAGCTGCTGCTGCACAGATGGTTGAAGCCATAGTAGATGATCAAAAACGCCTGTTCCCTGTTTCTGTATATTTGCAGGGTGAATACGGACTTAAAGATGTTTACGTGGGCGTACCTGTAAAATTGGGCGCTAACGGTATTGAACAGATTTTTGAATTAAAACTTTCGGCAGAGGAAAAACTAATGCTTGAACAATCTGCCGCTTCAGTAAAGGAACAAATAAAAATAGTTGAGAAAATGGGAATTTTTGATTAAAGATTTCCGGCATTTACAGAAAAAACACCGGGTGTCATACTTTATATTTATATTCTATTTTCTTTAACTCTTCATTGGCTTTTAATACCTTGCCTTTAAGCCCTTCTTTAAAGGAAACAAGTTTTGCGAAAAGTACATCGTCAGAAATACTTAAAATCTGGGCGGCAAGAATGCCCGCATTTTTGGCAGCATTAACACCAACAGTTGCTACCGGAATTCCGGGAGGCATCTGTAAAATAGAAAAAACAGAATCCAAACCGTCAAAAGTGGCTTTTATAGGAACACCTATCACCGGAATAGGTGTCATTGCGGCTATTACTCCGGGTAAATGTGCAGCCATTCCAGCCCCGGCTATTATAACACGTATGCCACGCTGATAAGCCCCTTTGGCAAATTCTTCTACTTTTTCCGGGGTGCGATGGGCTGATAAAGCATTCATCTCGAAAGGGATTTTCATCTCTTCACAAAAATCTGCAGATTCTTTCATCACAGGCAAATCAGACGTACTGCCCATTATTATACTCACTATAGGTTTCATTGTTATTAATTTGCTATCCATTGGTTAAATAGTTTACACCAAAAATCGGGGAAATATCCATAAACATTGTCAATTGACATAGGTATTATCCTTATGGAGGATTTCATTGTTTTACATTTTTTGCAAAGATAAAGATTGTAGTGTAATGTTAACATG from Lentimicrobiaceae bacterium encodes the following:
- the mdh gene encoding malate dehydrogenase, producing MKRITVIGAGNVGATVANVIAHKDLAREVVLVDIKEGVAEGKALDIWQASSINHFNTRVVGTTNDYLKTKGSSIVVITSGMPRKPGMSRDDLVKTNAIVVKEVTEKVIKYSPEAIIIVVSNPLDAMSYVAYMVSGKDSRKVFGMAGILDTGRYRAFIAEALDVSPNTVHALLLGSHGDTMVPLPRYTSVSGVPLTELMNKDEIDKIVERTRQGGGELVNLMGTSAWYAPGAAAAQMVEAIVDDQKRLFPVSVYLQGEYGLKDVYVGVPVKLGANGIEQIFELKLSAEEKLMLEQSAASVKEQIKIVEKMGIFD
- the purE gene encoding 5-(carboxyamino)imidazole ribonucleotide mutase codes for the protein MKPIVSIIMGSTSDLPVMKESADFCEEMKIPFEMNALSAHRTPEKVEEFAKGAYQRGIRVIIAGAGMAAHLPGVIAAMTPIPVIGVPIKATFDGLDSVFSILQMPPGIPVATVGVNAAKNAGILAAQILSISDDVLFAKLVSFKEGLKGKVLKANEELKKIEYKYKV